A single region of the Kocuria rosea genome encodes:
- a CDS encoding universal stress protein has translation MNSDPRAENQPTADSGHNVVLVGIDGSDQARHALERALEEARAQDLTVRLLGAYPVIGVGDPGLEMRFTEAVMKENAGHLAEARQTVEQAGLPVEVVEAGGDAAKAVVEQSGEAALVVMGKRGRGGALRGRLGSVSAAVAAHAKCPVIIVPEAAESRSPERHPERRGGSAGDFALEADGPVKADQIDFTGRVVVGLDALGSRSPALGKAVAYAQEHGKALALVSVNGALSGTPSWFQDEFNQARYFHEADQKLTQISDEIAAQHPELTVEHHIFVGRPARILMNATHSADMVVVGSRGIGGFRGLLLGSVSQAVLENATGPVMVVPAHRP, from the coding sequence ATGAACAGTGATCCTCGCGCAGAGAACCAGCCCACCGCCGACTCCGGGCACAACGTCGTGCTCGTCGGCATCGACGGATCCGACCAGGCCCGCCACGCGCTCGAGCGCGCCCTCGAGGAGGCCCGCGCCCAGGACCTGACCGTGCGCCTGCTCGGCGCCTATCCGGTCATCGGGGTCGGGGACCCCGGCCTCGAGATGCGGTTCACCGAGGCCGTGATGAAGGAGAACGCCGGCCACCTGGCCGAGGCCCGGCAGACCGTGGAGCAGGCGGGGCTGCCCGTCGAGGTCGTGGAGGCGGGCGGGGACGCCGCCAAGGCCGTCGTGGAGCAGTCGGGCGAGGCCGCGCTCGTGGTCATGGGCAAGCGCGGCCGCGGCGGCGCGCTGCGCGGCCGGCTGGGCTCGGTGTCCGCGGCGGTCGCCGCGCACGCGAAGTGCCCGGTGATCATCGTCCCCGAGGCCGCCGAGAGCCGGAGCCCCGAACGGCACCCCGAGCGGCGCGGCGGCAGCGCGGGCGACTTCGCGCTCGAGGCCGACGGGCCGGTCAAGGCCGACCAGATCGACTTCACCGGCCGGGTGGTCGTGGGCCTGGACGCCCTCGGCTCCCGCAGCCCGGCGCTGGGCAAGGCCGTGGCCTACGCCCAGGAGCACGGCAAGGCCCTGGCGCTGGTCTCCGTGAACGGAGCCCTGTCCGGCACGCCCTCCTGGTTCCAGGACGAGTTCAACCAGGCCCGGTACTTCCACGAGGCGGACCAGAAGCTCACCCAGATCTCCGACGAGATCGCCGCGCAGCACCCCGAGCTGACGGTCGAGCACCACATCTTCGTGGGCCGGCCCGCCCGCATCCTGATGAACGCCACGCACTCCGCGGACATGGTCGTGGTGGGCTCCCGCGGCATCGGCGGCTTCCGGGGGCTGCTGCTCGGCTCGGTCTCCCAGGCGGTGCTGGAGAACGCCACCGGCCCGGTCATGGTGGTGCCCGCGCACCGCCCCTGA
- a CDS encoding universal stress protein, with protein MPEQIVVGYDGSENSERALDWAIQEAGTLAGELRVVVSMGRPVAVDPSLYGPFLEAIEEEADKVAAAAVTRARDAGVTAVAVVERGDAAGVLVHESEDAASLVLGRRGRRGVRGRLGSVTAAAAAHAKCPVIVLPDRWDPRARDARGATGPFAGRVVVGVDRLGRDNPAVLAAGRYAARHGAGLALVTVVPEAMSMPTGSADLDRAVREQLTEPAQSLVDQVAESVREDHPELDVETFVFSGQPADQLVEAGRSAELVVVGSRGYGGFRGLLMGSVSQAVLQEGEGPVMVVPARRKS; from the coding sequence ATGCCGGAACAGATCGTCGTCGGCTACGACGGCTCCGAGAACAGCGAACGGGCCCTGGACTGGGCGATCCAGGAGGCCGGTACCCTCGCCGGCGAGCTCAGGGTGGTGGTCTCCATGGGCCGGCCCGTCGCCGTGGACCCCAGTCTCTACGGGCCGTTCCTGGAGGCGATCGAGGAGGAGGCGGACAAGGTCGCCGCCGCCGCCGTCACCCGGGCCCGGGACGCCGGCGTCACCGCGGTCGCGGTCGTCGAGCGCGGTGACGCGGCCGGGGTGCTGGTGCACGAGTCGGAGGACGCCGCGTCCCTGGTGCTCGGCCGCCGGGGCCGGCGCGGGGTGCGGGGCCGCCTCGGATCGGTCACGGCCGCGGCGGCGGCGCACGCGAAGTGCCCCGTGATCGTCCTCCCGGACCGCTGGGACCCGCGGGCACGGGACGCCCGCGGGGCGACCGGCCCCTTCGCGGGCCGCGTGGTGGTCGGCGTGGACCGGCTCGGCCGGGACAACCCGGCCGTCCTGGCGGCCGGGCGGTACGCCGCACGGCACGGCGCGGGCCTGGCGCTGGTCACCGTGGTGCCGGAGGCCATGAGCATGCCGACGGGCTCCGCGGACCTGGACCGGGCCGTGCGCGAGCAGCTCACCGAGCCCGCCCAGTCCCTCGTGGACCAGGTGGCGGAGTCGGTCCGGGAGGACCACCCGGAGCTGGACGTCGAGACGTTCGTCTTCTCCGGCCAGCCGGCGGACCAGCTCGTGGAGGCCGGGCGGTCGGCGGAGCTCGTGGTGGTCGGCAGCCGCGGCTACGGCGGGTTCCGCGGGCTGCTCATGGGCTCCGTCTCCCAGGCCGTGCTGCAGGAGGGTGAGGGTCCCGTGATGGTGGTCCCGGCCCGCCGGAAGAGCTGA
- a CDS encoding TPM domain-containing protein has translation MDRRALAATALTLAALTGCSGGAADPVEVPARPAGSNVLDSAGVLTDAQEQQLDALIEDRGAGTDAARVAVLTVEEATGSIEDYAREVATAWEVGDAGADNGVLVVAATGDRELRIETADGVRERFSDDEAERVVEDVLAPAFADERYAQGLGEAVEQIHVYAQGGEPPREPFDWALLGWVAGGFGLVGVLVAWWIAADLRRRRRIADEELRAARQRDPELRLTEEQHAAYRTYRYHHRKPDAVTNPAVWLPLYLANPGLYSGGSGGGTSGDGQGGSSFGGGGGFTGGGASGSY, from the coding sequence GTGGACCGCAGAGCACTCGCCGCGACCGCCCTGACCCTCGCCGCGCTCACCGGGTGCTCGGGCGGGGCGGCGGACCCGGTGGAGGTCCCCGCCCGGCCGGCCGGGTCCAACGTCCTGGACTCCGCCGGCGTCCTGACGGACGCGCAGGAGCAGCAGCTCGACGCCCTGATCGAGGACCGCGGGGCCGGCACGGACGCGGCACGCGTCGCCGTGCTCACGGTGGAGGAGGCGACCGGGTCGATCGAGGACTACGCCCGCGAGGTCGCCACCGCCTGGGAGGTGGGCGACGCCGGGGCGGACAACGGCGTGCTCGTGGTCGCCGCCACCGGGGACCGGGAGCTGCGCATCGAGACCGCGGACGGGGTGCGCGAGCGGTTCTCGGACGACGAGGCGGAACGCGTGGTGGAGGACGTGCTGGCGCCGGCCTTCGCGGACGAGCGCTACGCGCAGGGCCTCGGCGAGGCCGTCGAGCAGATCCACGTCTACGCGCAGGGCGGGGAGCCGCCGCGGGAGCCCTTCGACTGGGCCCTGCTCGGCTGGGTCGCGGGCGGCTTCGGCCTGGTCGGCGTGCTGGTGGCGTGGTGGATCGCCGCGGACCTCCGCCGCCGGCGCCGGATCGCCGACGAGGAGCTGCGGGCGGCCCGGCAGCGCGACCCGGAGCTGCGGCTCACCGAGGAGCAGCACGCGGCGTACCGGACGTACCGCTACCACCACCGCAAGCCGGACGCCGTCACGAACCCGGCCGTGTGGCTCCCGCTCTACCTGGCCAACCCGGGGCTGTACTCCGGCGGCTCGGGCGGCGGCACGAGCGGTGACGGGCAGGGCGGCTCCTCGTTCGGCGGGGGCGGCGGATTCACCGGCGGCGGGGCGTCCGGCAGCTACTGA
- the pdxT gene encoding pyridoxal 5'-phosphate synthase glutaminase subunit PdxT: MSSAPRVGVLALQGGVAEHAAMLRELGAQPVLVKTAEQLAGLDAIVLPGGESSTVDRLLRLFGLREPLRDAVLGGLPTLGTCAGLILLASGIEDPAPGQQTLEVLDITVARNAFGPQTASEEVVLAWGRGGDVVRAAFIRAPAVTRVGEGVEVLARHRGEVVAVASGAVVGISFHPELTGETTVHRHLLSLVAARRGLPA; this comes from the coding sequence GTGAGTTCCGCGCCCCGCGTGGGCGTCCTCGCCCTCCAGGGCGGGGTCGCCGAGCACGCCGCGATGCTGCGGGAGCTGGGCGCCCAGCCCGTGCTCGTGAAGACGGCCGAGCAGCTCGCCGGGCTGGACGCGATCGTCCTGCCCGGCGGGGAGTCCTCCACCGTGGACCGGCTGCTGCGCCTGTTCGGGCTGCGGGAGCCGCTGCGGGACGCCGTGCTCGGCGGCCTGCCCACGCTGGGCACGTGCGCCGGCCTCATCCTGCTCGCGTCCGGCATCGAGGACCCAGCCCCCGGCCAGCAGACCCTCGAGGTCCTGGACATCACCGTGGCCCGCAACGCGTTCGGACCCCAGACGGCCTCCGAGGAGGTCGTGCTCGCGTGGGGCCGCGGCGGGGACGTGGTGCGCGCGGCCTTCATCCGCGCCCCCGCGGTGACCCGCGTCGGCGAGGGCGTCGAGGTCCTCGCCCGGCACCGGGGCGAGGTGGTCGCGGTGGCGAGCGGCGCCGTCGTCGGCATCTCGTTCCACCCCGAGCTGACCGGGGAGACCACGGTGCACCGGCACCTGCTCTCCCTCGTGGCCGCCCGGCGCGGACTCCCCGCCTGA
- the pdxS gene encoding pyridoxal 5'-phosphate synthase lyase subunit PdxS: MLKGGVIMDVVTAEQARIAEDAGAVAVMALERVPADIRAQGGVARMSDPDLIEGIQAAVSIPVMAKVRIGHFVEAQVLEHLKVDYIDESEVLSPADYVNHIDKQRFTVPFVCGATNLGEALRRLAEGAAMIRSKGEAGTGDVSEATKHIRTIRGQIAELQALYRISPDALYVKAKELAASYDIVLEVARTGKLPVVLFTAGGVATPADAAMMMQLGADGVFVGSGIFKSGNPAARAQAIVKATAYFDDPEKIAEASRGLGEAMVGINVGDLPAPHRLAERGW; the protein is encoded by the coding sequence ATGCTCAAGGGCGGCGTCATCATGGACGTCGTCACCGCCGAGCAGGCCCGCATCGCCGAGGACGCCGGCGCCGTGGCCGTGATGGCCCTCGAGCGCGTGCCTGCCGACATCCGCGCCCAGGGCGGCGTGGCCCGCATGTCCGACCCCGACCTGATCGAGGGCATCCAGGCCGCCGTCTCCATCCCCGTCATGGCGAAGGTGCGCATCGGCCACTTCGTGGAAGCGCAGGTGCTCGAGCACCTGAAGGTCGACTACATCGACGAGTCCGAGGTCCTCTCCCCCGCCGACTACGTCAACCACATCGACAAGCAGCGCTTCACCGTCCCGTTCGTGTGCGGGGCCACCAACCTGGGCGAGGCCCTGCGCCGGCTCGCCGAGGGCGCCGCGATGATCCGCTCCAAGGGCGAGGCCGGCACCGGCGACGTCTCCGAGGCCACCAAGCACATCCGCACCATCCGCGGGCAGATCGCCGAGCTGCAGGCCCTCTACCGGATCTCCCCCGACGCCCTCTACGTGAAGGCGAAGGAGCTCGCGGCCTCCTACGACATCGTCCTCGAGGTCGCCCGCACCGGGAAGCTGCCGGTCGTGCTGTTCACCGCCGGCGGCGTGGCCACCCCCGCGGACGCCGCCATGATGATGCAGCTCGGTGCCGACGGCGTGTTCGTGGGCTCCGGGATCTTCAAGTCCGGCAACCCCGCGGCCCGGGCGCAGGCCATCGTGAAGGCCACCGCCTACTTCGACGACCCCGAGAAGATCGCCGAGGCCTCCCGCGGGCTCGGCGAGGCGATGGTCGGCATCAACGTGGGCGACCTCCCCGCCCCGCACCGGCTCGCGGAGCGCGGCTGGTGA
- a CDS encoding PLP-dependent aminotransferase family protein, which translates to MRHPHDVELPVRVDRADPAPLPAQLVQQLRELVVSGTLRPGDALPSTRGLAARLGISRGSVVTAYDQLHGEGYLHATNGATVVHPDLARSRTEPPAARPGPRPAAAPRRRTRERPMIDLTPGRPDTGRLATPQWRAAWRDAAAAAGTGAPPPQGSEPLREQIAEHLRLMRGVVRDPEDLFVTAGARDGLQLLLAVLGGHAGRGLRVAVEDPGYPSLRRVPERLGHEVLPVPIDDQGLDPARLPSGAWAGPGEWEIERPPDAVIVTPSHQYPLGASMPAARRLELLGWARAHDALIVEDDYDSELRYVGEPLPALSSLDHAPGAVPEPPAPGRLLGAGGHVATLGSFTKVLAPGLGVGYLLAPPALREDLLRLRTDLGNPASAVAQDAMARFLADGGLRRHTARMRREYRRRRDLLTAALAGVHGVRAVPMDGGLHAVLEFTGEVPLAEQDVVDRAAAAGVRVAALGSYWAHGAGGGRRGVVVGFGATGAAPEGDALPDALAVLARVLSAPCPARGR; encoded by the coding sequence GTGCGGCACCCCCACGACGTCGAGCTGCCCGTGCGCGTGGACCGGGCCGATCCCGCGCCGCTGCCCGCCCAGCTCGTCCAGCAGCTGCGGGAGCTGGTGGTCTCCGGGACCCTGCGCCCGGGGGACGCGCTGCCCTCCACCCGCGGGCTCGCCGCCCGGCTGGGGATCTCGCGGGGCTCCGTGGTCACCGCCTACGACCAGCTCCACGGCGAGGGCTATCTGCACGCCACCAACGGCGCCACGGTGGTCCACCCCGATCTGGCCCGCTCCCGCACGGAGCCCCCGGCGGCCCGGCCCGGCCCCCGCCCGGCCGCGGCGCCGCGGCGCCGGACCCGGGAGCGGCCCATGATCGACCTCACGCCCGGCCGGCCCGACACCGGACGGCTGGCCACCCCGCAGTGGCGCGCCGCGTGGCGGGACGCCGCGGCCGCCGCCGGCACGGGGGCGCCCCCGCCCCAGGGCTCGGAGCCGCTGCGCGAGCAGATCGCCGAGCACCTGCGGCTGATGCGCGGCGTGGTCCGGGACCCCGAGGACCTCTTCGTCACGGCGGGCGCGCGGGACGGGCTCCAGCTGCTGCTCGCGGTGCTCGGCGGCCACGCGGGCCGCGGGCTGCGCGTCGCCGTCGAGGACCCCGGCTACCCCTCGCTGCGCCGGGTGCCGGAGCGGCTCGGCCACGAGGTGCTGCCGGTGCCGATCGACGACCAGGGCCTCGACCCCGCCCGGCTGCCGTCCGGGGCGTGGGCCGGCCCGGGGGAGTGGGAGATCGAGCGGCCCCCGGACGCCGTGATCGTCACCCCCAGCCACCAGTACCCCCTCGGGGCGTCGATGCCCGCCGCCCGCCGGCTCGAGCTGCTCGGCTGGGCGCGCGCCCACGACGCGCTGATCGTGGAGGACGACTACGACTCCGAGCTGCGCTACGTGGGCGAGCCGCTGCCCGCGCTGTCCTCCCTCGACCACGCCCCGGGCGCCGTCCCGGAGCCCCCCGCCCCCGGCCGGCTGCTCGGCGCCGGCGGCCACGTGGCCACGCTGGGCTCCTTCACCAAGGTCCTCGCGCCCGGGCTGGGGGTCGGCTACCTGCTGGCCCCGCCCGCCCTCCGGGAGGACCTGCTGCGGCTGCGCACGGACCTCGGCAACCCGGCCTCCGCGGTCGCCCAGGACGCCATGGCCCGTTTCCTGGCCGACGGCGGCCTGCGCCGGCACACCGCTCGGATGCGGCGGGAGTACCGGCGCCGGCGGGACCTGCTCACCGCGGCCCTCGCCGGGGTCCACGGGGTGCGGGCCGTGCCCATGGACGGGGGGCTGCACGCCGTCCTCGAGTTCACCGGGGAGGTGCCCCTGGCGGAGCAGGACGTCGTGGATCGGGCCGCGGCCGCGGGCGTGCGGGTGGCGGCGCTGGGCTCGTACTGGGCGCACGGCGCGGGGGGCGGCCGCCGCGGCGTCGTCGTCGGCTTCGGCGCCACCGGTGCCGCCCCGGAGGGGGACGCCCTGCCGGACGCCCTCGCGGTCCTGGCCCGGGTGCTCTCGGCGCCCTGCCCCGCACGCGGTCGCTAG
- a CDS encoding DUF308 domain-containing protein, translating to MNPDPSTGIHRDLFAPTLLRALVALVFGAVTVFWQEPTLPVVAWGVGLYLVLTGAASVLLQLRLNGNDHVDMGPTRQIPQSYGVLYLLGGVFTILGADTPAWLVVYAASIMGLAGLTELALGLKFRTTFPLGRDWTIAGLVTVLAATGLVLVVDLGPKALFGVVGAAAVVIGVTHLLAALTLRHEDRRGRAPAGTA from the coding sequence GTGAACCCCGACCCGAGCACCGGCATCCACCGCGACCTGTTCGCGCCCACGCTGCTGCGCGCGCTCGTGGCGCTGGTGTTCGGCGCCGTGACCGTGTTCTGGCAGGAGCCGACGCTGCCCGTGGTGGCCTGGGGCGTGGGGCTGTACCTCGTGCTCACGGGCGCGGCGAGCGTGCTCCTGCAGCTGCGCCTCAACGGCAACGACCACGTGGACATGGGCCCCACCCGGCAGATCCCGCAGTCCTACGGCGTGCTGTACCTCCTGGGCGGGGTCTTCACGATCCTCGGCGCCGACACCCCCGCGTGGCTCGTGGTCTACGCGGCGTCCATCATGGGCCTGGCCGGGCTCACGGAGCTGGCGCTCGGGCTGAAGTTCCGCACGACCTTCCCGCTGGGCCGCGACTGGACCATCGCCGGGCTGGTCACGGTCCTCGCCGCCACCGGTCTCGTGCTCGTGGTGGACCTCGGCCCCAAGGCGCTCTTCGGGGTGGTGGGGGCCGCCGCGGTGGTCATCGGCGTCACCCACCTGCTGGCCGCCCTCACGCTCCGGCACGAGGACCGCCGGGGACGGGCCCCCGCCGGGACCGCGTAG
- a CDS encoding heavy metal translocating P-type ATPase, whose amino-acid sequence MTCSSCVSRVEKKLGRLDGVDASVNLALETATVHVPAGVSDEQVVETVEKAGYGAVLKNAPGGDDAGGPDGSDAMARVAGREASSLRSPESLRRRLLVAAALSLPVFVISMLPGFQFPHWGWVVAALSLPVVTWAAWPFHRSAAVNARHLTSTMDTLVSLGVSAAYLFSLWNLLREPGMTAGAMLGHAMDMSGHQLYFETGALVTAFLLLGRYLEARAKARSGEALRALLELGAKDAVVLRDGVETSVPAEQLRPGDLVVVRPGEKIAADGVVVDGRSAVDTSLLTGESLPVEVEVGDTVTGATINTNGRLLVEATRVGADTTLAQMGRMVSRAQASKAPVARLADRISGVFVPVVLVIALATLAGWLLLTGDVNASFVAAVSVLVIACPCALGLATPTALLTGTGRGAQLGILIKGAEVLEDTRTVDTVVLDKTGTVTSGQLSVAAVTPVSGYSRDQVLDLAATVEQHSEHPIARAVAAATPHRFPVSGFVSAPGGGVRAHVADGMHSRSVVVGRTTWLSENGVRLDGAQLDALRRAQEGGFTTILVAVDGALVGFVDLRDTVKDDAREAVARLKELGLRPMLLTGDNEPVARAVAAEAGIAAEDVVADVSPEGKVAVVRDLQDDGRVVAMVGDGVNDAAALAQADLGIAMGAGTDAAIEAADITVVRSDVGSVPTAIALSRRTLSIIKSNLFWAFAYNTVAIPVAAAGLLNPVIAGAAMAFSSVFVVLNSLRLRSFGR is encoded by the coding sequence ATGACGTGCTCCTCGTGCGTCAGCCGGGTCGAGAAGAAGCTGGGCAGGCTCGACGGCGTCGACGCCTCCGTCAACCTCGCCCTCGAGACCGCCACCGTCCACGTCCCCGCGGGCGTGAGCGACGAGCAGGTCGTCGAGACGGTCGAGAAGGCCGGGTACGGGGCCGTCCTCAAGAACGCGCCCGGGGGCGACGACGCCGGCGGCCCGGACGGCTCCGACGCCATGGCCCGGGTCGCCGGGCGCGAGGCGTCCTCGCTGCGCTCGCCCGAGTCCCTGCGCCGGCGCCTCCTCGTGGCGGCCGCACTCTCCCTCCCGGTGTTCGTGATCTCGATGCTGCCCGGCTTCCAGTTCCCGCACTGGGGCTGGGTGGTCGCGGCCCTGAGCCTGCCGGTCGTGACGTGGGCGGCGTGGCCGTTCCACCGCTCGGCGGCGGTCAACGCCCGGCACCTGACCTCCACCATGGACACCCTCGTGTCCCTGGGCGTGTCCGCCGCGTACCTGTTCTCGCTGTGGAACCTGCTGCGCGAGCCCGGCATGACGGCCGGCGCGATGCTCGGCCACGCGATGGACATGAGCGGGCACCAGCTCTACTTCGAGACCGGCGCCCTGGTCACCGCGTTCCTGCTGCTGGGCCGCTACCTGGAGGCCCGGGCGAAGGCCCGCTCCGGCGAGGCGCTGCGCGCGCTGCTGGAGCTCGGCGCGAAGGACGCGGTGGTCCTGCGGGACGGCGTGGAGACGAGCGTGCCCGCGGAGCAGCTGCGCCCGGGGGACCTGGTCGTCGTGCGCCCCGGCGAGAAGATCGCCGCCGACGGCGTGGTCGTGGACGGCCGCTCGGCCGTGGACACGTCCCTGCTCACCGGCGAGTCCCTCCCGGTGGAGGTGGAGGTCGGCGACACCGTCACCGGCGCCACGATCAACACCAACGGCCGGCTGCTGGTCGAGGCGACCCGCGTGGGCGCCGACACCACCCTGGCCCAGATGGGCCGGATGGTGTCCCGGGCGCAGGCGAGCAAGGCCCCCGTGGCACGGCTGGCCGACCGGATCTCCGGGGTCTTCGTCCCGGTCGTCCTGGTGATCGCCCTCGCCACGCTGGCCGGCTGGCTCCTGCTGACCGGGGACGTGAACGCGTCCTTCGTGGCCGCGGTCTCCGTGCTCGTGATCGCCTGCCCCTGCGCCCTCGGCCTGGCCACCCCCACGGCCCTGCTCACGGGCACGGGGCGCGGCGCGCAGCTGGGCATCCTGATCAAGGGCGCCGAGGTGCTCGAGGACACCCGCACCGTGGACACCGTGGTGCTGGACAAGACGGGCACCGTCACGAGCGGGCAGCTCTCCGTGGCGGCAGTGACGCCCGTGTCCGGGTACTCCCGGGACCAGGTGCTGGACCTCGCGGCCACCGTGGAGCAGCACTCCGAGCACCCCATCGCGCGGGCGGTGGCCGCGGCCACCCCGCACCGGTTCCCGGTCTCCGGGTTCGTCTCGGCCCCCGGCGGCGGCGTCCGCGCGCACGTGGCGGACGGGATGCACTCCCGCTCGGTGGTGGTCGGGCGCACCACGTGGCTGTCCGAGAACGGCGTGCGCCTGGACGGCGCCCAGCTCGACGCGCTGCGCCGCGCCCAGGAGGGCGGGTTCACCACGATCCTCGTGGCCGTCGACGGGGCCCTCGTCGGCTTCGTCGACCTGCGCGACACCGTCAAGGACGACGCCCGCGAGGCGGTCGCCCGGCTCAAGGAGCTGGGCCTGCGGCCCATGCTGCTGACCGGCGACAACGAGCCCGTGGCCCGGGCCGTCGCCGCGGAGGCGGGCATCGCCGCCGAGGACGTCGTGGCCGACGTCAGCCCGGAGGGCAAGGTCGCGGTGGTCCGCGATCTCCAGGACGACGGCCGCGTGGTCGCCATGGTGGGCGACGGGGTCAACGACGCCGCGGCCCTGGCGCAGGCCGACCTCGGGATCGCGATGGGCGCCGGCACGGACGCGGCGATCGAGGCCGCGGACATCACGGTGGTGCGCAGCGACGTCGGGTCGGTGCCCACGGCCATCGCCCTGTCCCGCCGGACCCTGTCGATCATCAAGTCGAACCTGTTCTGGGCCTTCGCCTACAACACGGTGGCCATCCCCGTGGCCGCCGCGGGGCTGCTCAACCCCGTGATCGCGGGTGCCGCCATGGCCTTCAGCTCCGTGTTCGTGGTGCTGAACTCGCTGCGGCTGCGGAGCTTCGGCCGCTGA
- a CDS encoding heavy-metal-associated domain-containing protein, translated as MQTTVNVSGMTCGHCVRSVTEELTELEGVESVDVDLVAGGVSPVVVTSTRELSAAEIEEAVEEAGYTVA; from the coding sequence GTGCAGACCACCGTCAACGTTTCCGGAATGACCTGCGGCCACTGCGTCAGGTCCGTCACCGAGGAGCTCACCGAGCTGGAGGGCGTCGAGTCCGTCGACGTCGACCTCGTGGCCGGCGGGGTCTCCCCCGTGGTCGTGACGTCCACCCGCGAGCTGTCGGCGGCCGAGATCGAGGAGGCCGTCGAGGAAGCGGGGTACACCGTTGCCTGA
- a CDS encoding metal-sensitive transcriptional regulator: MTQTPPHGYTQDKDAYLKRLRRIEGQVRGIHRMVEEDKYCIDVLTQISAIQSALKAVSLGLLDEHLSHCVVGAVEAAQESGDVTSVDDKLQEASAAIARLLKS; encoded by the coding sequence ATGACCCAGACCCCGCCGCACGGGTACACCCAGGACAAGGACGCGTACCTCAAGCGCCTGCGGCGCATCGAGGGCCAGGTCCGGGGCATCCACCGGATGGTCGAGGAGGACAAGTACTGCATCGACGTCCTCACCCAGATCTCCGCGATCCAGTCGGCCCTCAAGGCCGTGAGCCTGGGCCTGCTGGACGAGCACCTGAGCCACTGCGTCGTGGGCGCCGTCGAGGCCGCCCAGGAGTCCGGGGACGTCACGAGTGTCGACGACAAGCTCCAGGAGGCGTCCGCGGCCATCGCGCGCCTGCTCAAGAGCTGA